A genomic region of Zea mays cultivar B73 chromosome 6, Zm-B73-REFERENCE-NAM-5.0, whole genome shotgun sequence contains the following coding sequences:
- the LOC100273433 gene encoding Probable sugar phosphate/phosphate translocator At2g25520 — MGRDGGGGVAGGMSDSVLRKVLLSYFYVAVWIFLSFSVIVYNKYILDPKMYNWPFPISLTMVHMGFCSSLAVALVRVLRVVDLPTSPSMTPQFYTSSVVPIGALYAMSLWFSNSAYIYLSVSFIQMLKALMPVAVYSIGVLFKKETFRSSSMLNMLSISFGVAIAAYGEARFDVRGVALQLAAVAFEATRLVLIQILLTSKGISLNPITSLYYVAPCCFCFLLVPWAFVELPRLRAVGTFQPDFFVFGTNSLCAFALNLAVFLLVGKTSALTMNVAGVVKDWLLIAFSWSVIRDTVTPINLFGYGIAFLGVGYYNHVKLQALKAKEAQKKATQADEEAGSLLQERDGHSDRKSDNQA, encoded by the coding sequence atgGGGCGTGACGGCGGTGGCGGTGTCGCCGGCGGCATGTCTGACTCGGTGCTCCGGAAGGTGCTCCTCTCCTACTTCTACGTGGCGGTGTGGATCTTCCTCTCCTTCTCCGTCATCGTCTACAACAAGTACATCCTCGACCCAAAGATGTACAACTGGCCCTTCCCCATCTCCCTCACCATGGTGCACATGGGTTTCTGCTCATCCCTCGCCGTCGCGCTCGTCCGCGTCCTCCGCGTCGTCGACCTCCCCACATCGCCCTCCATGACGCCGCAGTTCTACACCTCCTCCGTCGTCCCCATCGGCGCGCTCTACGCGATGTCGCTCTGGTTCTCCAACTCCGCCTATATCTACCTGTCCGTGTCATTCATCCAGATGCTCAAGGCGCTGATGCCCGTCGCCGTCTACTCCATCGGCGTCCTCTTCAAGAAGGAGACCTTCAGGTCCTCCTCCATGCTCAACATGCTCTCCATCTCATTCGGTGTTGCCATCGCCGCCTACGGCGAGGCGCGCTTCGACGTGCGCGGCGTCGCGCTGCAGCTCGCCGCCGTCGCCTTCGAGGCCACGCGGCTCGTGCTCATCCAGATCCTGCTCACGTCCAAGGGCATCTCGCTCAACCCTATCACCTCGCTCTACTATGTCGCGCCGTGCTGCTTCTGCTTCCTCCTCGTGCCCTGGGCCTTCGTCGAGCTGCCCAGGCTGCGCGCCGTCGGTACCTTCCAACCGGATTTTTTCGTCTTTGGGACGAACTCACTCTGCGCCTTTGCGCTCAACCTTGCCGTCTTCCTGCTGGTCGGCAAGACCTCGGCGCTGACCATGAACGTCGCGGGAGTAGTCAAGGACTGGCTGTTGATTGCCTTCTCGTGGTCTGTGATCCGTGACACCGTCACACCGATCAACCTGTTCGGGTACGGGATCGCGTTTTTAGGGGTGGGCTACTACAATCATGTCAAGCTGCAGGCGCTCAAGGCTAAGGAGGCACAGAAGAAAGCCACACAGGCTGATGAGGAGGCCGGGTCGCTCTTGCAGGAGCGCGATGGACACAGTGATCGCAAGAGCGACAATCAGGCCTAG